One window of Streptomyces sp. FIT100 genomic DNA carries:
- the ccrA gene encoding crotonyl-CoA carboxylase/reductase — translation MKEILDAIQSPDSTSADFAALPLPESYRAMTVHKDETEMFAGLTTREKDPRKSLHLDNVPVPELGPGEALVAVMASSVNYNSVWTSIFEPLSTFGFLERYGKLSELTKRHDLPYHIIGSDLAGVVLRTGPGVNAWHPGDEVVAHCLSVELESSDGHNDTMLDPEQRIWGFETNFGGLAEIALVKSNQLMPKPKHLSWEEAAAPGLVNSTAYRQLVSRNGAGMKQGDNVLIWGASGGLGSYATQFALAGGANPICVVSSEQKADICRAMGAEAIIDRNAEDYKFWKDEHNQDPKEWKRFGKRIRELTDGEDVDIVFEHPGRETFGASVYVTRKGGTIVTCASTSGYNHEYDNRYLWMSLKRIIGSHFANYREAWEANRLIAKGRIHPTLSKVYSLEETGQAAYDVHRNLHQGKVGVLCLAPQEGMGVRDEQRRAEHIDAINRFRDI, via the coding sequence GTGAAGGAAATCCTGGACGCGATTCAGTCACCGGACTCCACGTCCGCGGACTTCGCCGCACTGCCGCTGCCCGAGTCGTACCGTGCGATGACCGTGCACAAGGACGAGACCGAGATGTTCGCCGGTCTCACCACGCGGGAGAAGGACCCCCGCAAGTCGCTCCACCTCGACAACGTGCCGGTCCCGGAGCTCGGCCCCGGCGAGGCGCTCGTCGCGGTCATGGCCAGCTCGGTCAACTACAACTCCGTCTGGACCTCGATCTTCGAGCCGCTCTCGACCTTCGGGTTCCTGGAGCGCTACGGAAAGCTCTCCGAGCTCACCAAGCGCCACGACCTGCCGTACCACATCATCGGCTCCGACCTCGCGGGCGTCGTCCTGCGCACCGGCCCCGGCGTCAACGCCTGGCACCCCGGCGACGAGGTCGTCGCCCACTGCCTCTCCGTCGAACTGGAGTCCTCGGACGGCCACAACGACACGATGCTCGACCCCGAGCAGCGGATCTGGGGCTTCGAGACCAACTTCGGCGGCCTCGCCGAGATAGCCCTGGTCAAGTCGAACCAGCTGATGCCCAAGCCGAAGCACCTGAGCTGGGAGGAGGCGGCGGCGCCCGGCCTGGTCAACTCCACCGCGTACCGCCAGCTGGTCTCCCGCAACGGCGCCGGGATGAAGCAGGGCGACAACGTCCTGATCTGGGGCGCGAGCGGCGGACTCGGCTCGTACGCCACGCAGTTCGCGCTCGCCGGCGGCGCCAACCCGATCTGCGTGGTCTCCAGCGAGCAGAAGGCCGACATCTGCCGGGCGATGGGCGCCGAGGCGATCATCGACCGCAACGCCGAGGACTACAAGTTCTGGAAGGACGAGCACAACCAGGACCCCAAGGAGTGGAAGCGCTTCGGCAAGCGCATCCGCGAACTCACCGACGGCGAGGACGTCGACATCGTCTTCGAGCACCCGGGACGGGAGACCTTCGGCGCCTCGGTCTACGTCACCCGCAAGGGCGGCACCATCGTCACCTGCGCCTCGACCTCCGGCTACAACCACGAGTACGACAACCGCTACCTGTGGATGTCGCTGAAGCGGATCATCGGCTCCCACTTCGCCAACTACCGCGAGGCGTGGGAGGCCAACCGCCTCATCGCCAAGGGCAGGATCCACCCCACCCTGTCGAAGGTCTACTCCCTGGAGGAGACCGGCCAGGCCGCGTACGACGTGCACCGCAATCTGCACCAGGGCAAGGTCGGCGTGCTCTGCCTCGCCCCGCAGGAGGGCATGGGGGTGCGCGACGAGCAGCGGCGCGCCGAGCACATCGACGCCATCAACCGCTTCCGCGACATCTGA
- a CDS encoding TetR family transcriptional regulator, protein MQYVQVMPQPARSPRATSRAASAADAPESAAGSRAAAQRLKMRRELAAAAMELFATKGYEATTVDEIAAAAGVARRTFFRHFRSKEEAIFPDHDDTLVRAEAVLNAAPAHEHPLDTVCRGIKEVMKMYASSPAVSVERYRLTREVPTLREREIASVARYERLFTRYLLGHFDERDHHDGNDDPLLAEVAASAVVTAHNHVLRRWLRAGGQGDVEAQLDHAFAIVRDTFGTGIGAGRRTAPDQSRPAATVRPAGEVLVAVARTDAPLPEVMRTIEQALRKG, encoded by the coding sequence ATGCAGTACGTTCAGGTCATGCCCCAGCCCGCCAGGTCACCCCGTGCCACCTCCCGCGCCGCCTCCGCAGCCGACGCCCCCGAGAGCGCGGCGGGCAGCCGCGCAGCGGCCCAACGGCTCAAGATGCGGCGGGAACTGGCCGCGGCGGCGATGGAGCTCTTCGCGACCAAGGGGTACGAGGCGACGACCGTCGACGAGATCGCCGCGGCGGCCGGGGTCGCCCGCAGGACGTTCTTCCGCCACTTCCGCTCGAAGGAAGAGGCGATCTTCCCGGACCACGACGACACGCTCGTACGCGCCGAGGCGGTGCTGAACGCCGCACCGGCGCATGAGCATCCGCTCGACACCGTCTGCCGGGGCATCAAGGAGGTCATGAAGATGTACGCCTCCTCGCCCGCGGTCTCCGTGGAGCGCTACCGCCTCACCCGCGAGGTACCCACGCTGAGGGAGCGCGAGATCGCCTCGGTGGCCCGCTACGAGCGTCTGTTCACCCGCTATCTGCTGGGCCACTTCGACGAGCGCGACCACCACGACGGCAACGACGACCCGCTGCTCGCCGAGGTGGCCGCGTCGGCGGTGGTCACCGCCCACAACCACGTGCTGCGCCGCTGGCTGCGGGCGGGCGGCCAGGGCGATGTGGAGGCCCAGCTCGACCACGCCTTCGCGATCGTCCGCGACACCTTCGGCACGGGCATCGGCGCGGGTCGCCGCACCGCACCGGACCAGAGCCGCCCCGCCGCGACGGTGCGGCCCGCAGGCGAGGTCCTGGTGGCGGTGGCCCGCACGGACGCACCGCTCCCGGAAGTGATGCGCACCATCGAGCAGGCGCTCAGGAAGGGCTGA